From a region of the Phaseolus vulgaris cultivar G19833 chromosome 6, P. vulgaris v2.0, whole genome shotgun sequence genome:
- the LOC137832574 gene encoding dormancy-associated protein 1-like, whose amino-acid sequence MVLLEKLWDDVVAGPQPERGLGKLRKLTTLKTDEGESSRLQKSLSMPNTPSTPLTPTTPTTPGSGRKADNVWRSVFHPGSNSATKTLGAQMFDKPLPNTPTVYDWLYSGETRSSHR is encoded by the exons ATGGTTCTGCTAGAGAAACTCTGGGATGATGTTGTGGCTGGCCCTCAACCCGAGCGTGGCCTTGGCAAGCTCAGAAAACTCACCACCCTCAAGACTG ATGAAGGAGAAAGTAGCAGGTTGCAGAAGAGCTTGTCGATGCCGAACACACCGAGCACCCCTTTGACTCCCACCACACCGACCACACCGGGATCGGGACGCAAAGCTGACAACGTTTGGAGGAGCGTGTTCCATCCTGGAAGCAACTCTGCCACCAAGACCCTCGGTGCTCAGATGTTTGACAAACCTCTTCCCAACACTCCCACTGTCTACGACTG GCTGTACAGTGGAGAGACCAGGAGCAGTCACCGCTGA